The region gtcgtatcgcgtagttttaaaaaTATATCCAACCTAAAGGACCAAAAATCAAACTAtcgttatctaaagttactatGTAAACCTAAGGCTAattattcttttcttttctttttagaTTAAGGAAAACTAGAAATAAAATTAAATGtgaaataataatataataaaaatattcAACAATGAGGCATCGGTATATATATTACATCATTCTTCGAGGATTCGGTAATAATTAGCATAAAATAAGGTAAATCACTTTTCAGTAGGAAATATCAAATTAAAAGACTTTGCCTTACACTCTCGTGTTATTGACTCAGACTATACTCTTAAGCCAAAATATTTTGCTCTCGCTCACCCACCtgaattaaaagtaatttttggaaattgataaatcctaattaatcctaaagcgctctcgttgTGTTTGTGGTTAATTCCTAGAAACCATTATCCGGTcaaaatctcaaactctcgctaTGTTGATTTATAACCTTAATGACTTTTCACTCTCGTGGAAAAACCTTTTTAAATTAGAATTGGAAACCACAACCAGAAAAATAGCTTATAAAAATTAACACTAATTATTACTGAATCTCGTCGGGACGACGGTCCTTACATACCGATATCAAAAACTTTAGTCAGACATGGTTTGAAACTTAATCATGCAGttataattattaaaaataaccATAATCATGATTAAAATTCATAATTGCAAGCATACAAATAATATTATGCAATTAGGTCAAATGAAAGCGGAAACtaaagaaaatgcaattaaaagAACCTGATGAGTAAAAAAACTGGGTTAAACTACGGAGAATTCTTTGAGTACAAATATCAAATTGGAAATACAAATGATGTTGGCACGCTTGATCCAAGCAACAAGTAAAAACTTAAGAACTACGGTGTAATAGCCTTCTGATGTGGAAGAACTACCATTTTTCAAATATATCTGCTTAAGCCTAAGAATCGAAATTACACGATAAAACTTCGGTCCTTTTTTTTCCATGAAGCTGCCTTCTTATACTAATAAATGGAGCTGAAATTAACCTAAAACCGTGTAGAAGTGGTTGAGAGAATTTAGGGGAGTCCTTGACCAAGCTTATGCAGTTGCTGAAAAACTGCATTGCGTGCCTGTGGCGAATGCCACAGGGCCATGGCGAACACCATGGTACTTAAACTTGGGGTGACGTGGCGAACACCGCAAGCCCATGGCGAACGCCACAGGCCCAGAACCTTCAATTTCAgcctttttcttcttttcttcaacttttcttcatttcttctcttttctttatGTCTTTCTTGCACGTGAGTTTTACATTGACAAGTACCTCAAATAGGGCAACAACACCAGCATAATACAATAAAAACATACACAAAATTATACCAAAATGCATGTGAATCGAGTCAAATATACGATATAGTTTCACATTATCAAACTCCCCCTATACTTGAacctttgtttgtcctcaagcaagtGCTACACTTGTGACATGAAAAGTTGGAGGCTTGTAGCATATAGATCCATGAAAAAGAACATAAACAATCAAATAATCATTCTAAAGCTACAAAATTCACTTTGGTTATAATTGCTTAAATAGGTACTAATCGGTACACTAAGGATATCGTAATAATGTTATTCCATAATTGCGGTCATGAGTCTCCCTACATGAAAACAAATCTAAATGATGTCATTATATCACAAACTTGTCAACTCGCCTTTTATTTTTCTGTTCAAGTGCGATCACATTAAGTATGTTATCTTTTACACTTATAGTAGGAAGATCTGTTAGTGACTTTGGTCTTTCTTTTACCTTTGGTTTCTCAGTTCGGGGGTTGATTATACCATCTAAGTGGTTGAAGCCCCATCCCAAATTGTAATCGGGGGGATCGGACCATAGTCCTCCCTACCAAGTGTAGCGCCAAATACCACTAAACCAACTGTCGTACCCCAAAACTTGCCTTACCCTTTTCACTTTTCATCTGATCTATGACTTGATGTACATCCACACATGGGCGGGTAGAATAGGTTTTGAGCCTTACATCCTTTCTTTCTGAAACCGTGAACAAAgccatgttacaaccctcaaaagacctaattgaagtagggtcTATTTCGAAAGCATACTATGGTAAAATCGCGTTAAGCTGACTCCTAAAGATTCGCTTGTCATCTGTATTGATACTGATATGGCATTTTAATCAGTGATTCGTTCATTAGatgtcataatcttagtgaacacacttgagttttcaaaactttcatgagcatgacattacaattatcattttcaaaatgagcATTTTACATGCGAGCAGACATTTGACATCAAGGAAGCTTACATATTGGGAAGGTTAATCAAATTCTTGATATCCCATAGCCCAAATCTCTTCAAGAGCCAGTCAATCTGGGGCAATCACGTCGAGATTCAAAAAATCTCTCTAAATCAACCGGATAGGGGCAAAGTTACTTCAAGGCTCATATTGGGGCAAGCTACCCCAAGAGCATGAGAAGTCAATCATTCCCAAGATGGTTAATCAAGGGAATACAGTTTCAAGACGCTGGAGCAAGCCAGTTTGAGAGCTTCATATGTTGAGACAACTCCATAATTTGTAACTGGGGCAGTTGGTGCAGGTATTCAGTATATTGAGGTAGAGGCAGGCTATACATGTACAAGCTCTCTCCATGTTTTAGATCAGGTCCAGAGGTGTAACAACAATTTTTCAGCTTGAAATAGGTGTTAGAGAATCACGTCTACATGACCTTATCCTAGTCCAATATTCCCACCTCCCTTTATATGAGCTTCCAGCTTAACCATTTTATAAATCATCATCATGTATTAATCATGTCGCTTCACTCATTCATATCATTCATCTAGCATAACATGAAGCCGTGTGTGTGAATCAGAGGAATCAAAGCCCAGTATTTTATTGGCATCTTCAAATTCCAAACTTGCCTGATACCTTTTAAAACCATCTAGTTTGACGATTCTTCCAAAATCCAACTTGCTTGGCGTCTTTTAAAGCCTAGTTTGCTTGGTATCTTTTTCCAACCTTTAGGGTTGATGATCCTCTTTTCCAACCATCAGGGTTGAGGAACCTTTTTTTCAATCTTCAGGATGGATGACCATTTTCCGATCTCTGGTTGTTGAATCTTTTTTCCACCATTAGGGTGATGATAGACTTTGTTTCCGACCTTTGGGGTTGATGATCTTTGTTTTCAACCTTTGCGGTTGTTGAATCTTCTTCCAAACATCATGGTTGTTGAATCTTTTTCTGACCTTTAGGGTTGATGACCCTTGCTTCCAACCTTCGTGGTTGATGAATCTTTTTCCAACCTCCGCGGTTGATGAACATTTTTCAATCTACGTGATTGATGAACCTTTTCAAACCTGTAAGGTTGATGACATTTCTTTTTCAAATCTTTGTGGTCGACTTTGTTTCCAGTTTTTGAACTGATGATTCATTTGTGAAACCCCTTATTTGCAAGGATATTTTGGAACTTTCATGGGCTCCCTGATTAGCATACATGGCCTCATGTTTCATAAAATGATAAAAGATACAATTTAGCATGATTATCATGATCTTCATTTACCATCAATATCATCATAGTACATCAATAAAATCCAGCAGATGAACCTGTAAAAATCAAATTGTCATTCCTTATATCCCATACGACCGTTCTTAACGGGCAAATTTTTGGATACTTCGATATTTTATCCATTCATACCTCAAATACCCGAAAAGCTCTCGCAATTCGACCATTCAGGTTTAAGCTAATTAAATATGGGCaactgtcgtaccccaaaatttgccctacCCTTTTCACTTTTCATCTGACCTATGACTTGAGATACATCTGCACATAGTCATGCTTCATTCATATGCACTCATACTGGCATTGATCAATCTATAGATTCAAAGCTGGTGATTCAGGATTGCTCATTATAGGGattcaaaaccctaattcttgactCTGGGTATTCATTTCGCCTTGAGTATGTGTGAAACCCTAATCCATTGGGGAAAAGGCTCCTGGCTTACATGTATTCTTGCTTGGGATGTCATTTGGTTCAGGGTTAAAATCAGTAATCTTGGGTCTTTGACTCGAGTCTTTAGTGCATTGGTTACTAGCCCATTCTATACAAGGAATCATCAGTTTCTAGCTTggagttgactttggtcaacttttgactttttggtcaaccagttgaccaaagtcaaccatccaTTCATAAGTCCATATTGTCTCGACTTTGGTAACATCGATCATCATCTATGCCCGTTCGACTCACTTCATCGTTATATCCATCTTGGTGCCTTGATTTTAATCTCAaaattgattctaattttaaattaattgattttaattggattttagattttcaatttcattttaattgacttttgattttcaagttgattttaattaatttttaatttcaaattgattgtggaatttcaatttaatttttaaattggTTTTAATTTCAAAAAGATTCAAATTTTAAATTAATGGATTTTAATTTTCAAATGAGTTTTAGATTGATATCAAACTAATGCTAATTTTAAATTAATGAATTATAGATTTTTTAAAGTGATTTAATATCAAATTAATCCTAATTataaattaatttgattttaattgattttgattgaattttgattttaaatcaatttttagattagttttaaaattattttaaataacCATTTACCCTTTTAATAATCCATATTCATTTCAATAACAATTTCAATATCCATTTAGAAATCCAATGTCCATCCTTATAATCCATATCCATAATCTATATTCATGATTAACTTCATTAAACCATTGAAACTCCATTAAATCATTCTATTCACATTCAAAAACTTTCTATACTAATCCATAATTACATCCAAACATTCATTACATAACATTCTAACATGACTCATTACATACCTTGACTAATGTAACAAAGATGAGTCATAACTCACTAACTAAAATCAAAATCTCCAACTCAAACCAACTTCAAACAAACAAATAGCAGTCAGATTGATTTTAATTCCAACCAATCCTAACAACTTTCAACCAATTAATCATTTCAAGTTAATTTCAATTGAATTTCATTGCCATTCAATTTTCTAACTAACCAAATCCCAATTTATAACAAACCGATCATTTATAATGAATTTCATATTGCATTTGAGCTACATTTTTAACCGAATTTTAGAGTCTATAAATACCTTTCTCCATCATTTTCTGTTTCACTTCTTCAACCTGCACATTCTGCTTCAATCTTCACTTTTCAACCATTCTGTTATACCTTCATCTTCCTCACTCACTTTCATTTTCTTTCTACTTCTCTGCATCATTTCCCTTCCACCCTGCATCAGAGCCTTTTTCTGATTCTGCTAGCTCTTCACCTCTGCAGCAGAAAACTCGATTCTGCAACCTGAGTTTTGCTGCAAATCGAACATTTCTTCAGGCTGCAACTGAACTTGCACTGAAAATATACTCCCTCCAATTCAAGCCTTCAACCTTACGCGCACACATGAAACCGAAACGAAATCAACAGAAGAAGAATGCGGAAGAAGAATTGAAGGAAAAGGAAGAGCATACAAAAGATTCACACTTGTTTCCGTCGCCGCGTTGAAATCGATAAGCATCCCCTCTTGCTTCGATCCGCGTTTATTTATGTTCGATTCATTCGAGTTGAATTCTGGATGCATAAGCGTGATACCAATATTGATGAGAGTTCCAAGCATGACTCCATGGATTAAGCAGATTGAAGCGTAACTCTGGAAGAACGGTGAGAGTCTTCAAATCGGCGTCGATGTCTTACGGAACCGAAGAACGGTGATCCTCTAAAGGATCAGTGGAATAATCAATTGAAGTGGAAGATCCCGTTCAGAATTTGGTCGCCGATTGGAGTAGTGAGCATATTGTTAGACGAAGTATCGCCGCGGCTTCCATCGATCCATGCTTTGGATTGCACGAAGATTCTTCTTTCTGGAACGCAACACAGTGATTCTTTCGCGGCGTGAAGTCATTGTATCTTGGCTGGCTTCTTGAGTTTACCAGGTCTTAGGGACCATGGGTTTCGCTAAACCGGGCCATTTTGCTCCCTGTTCATTCCATGCAATTTATCCATACCAATGTTTGTGGAATTAGGTTTGGGCCTAAGGCCCAAACATTTTGGCTTCATCACATGTTTTAGAAAATTTTACCCtatacccctacaattgtacccatacccctacatttaaaattttttgaccaaaataccctcatataaatagggtatattttccGTTTCAAaatttttttaccattttcgttGAAGACTTCCGGAGAAGAAAATTTTTTGGCGTTTTTGcattgtataccggaacacttaagagtaagtcttccggtttgaaaattgtataccggaacacttctcttaagtgttccggtttgttgttttttttggacactgaaccggaagtcttctagaaagtcttccggtttgtatacttatataccggaacactttcttcaagtcttccggtttggatgatgtgtaccggaactcttctttgaagtgttccggtacgtaattttttttttttttttttttttttaattattttttttacattatttttgcagtggttcgaagaagaggtgcagatggccggattccagtccgcacgttagaccggggtgcatcttcatctgcagctgcagctgagccgactggatatccaggagggccgtacgatacatcgcttttggtgaagtacgagcatcatgttgctcgacatatatggttcggtgaggtaagtaaacggactatatttgaaaatgaataatagttgaatattttataatttgttttctaatatgtgttttaattgtttttaggaaagaggaccaaagaaagagttgaaggttgccggacatggactgaagttgaattctagggttccattggctcttccaccacagatggagagttgggtatctagatccggtttagcttcactgcagagaacgagtctgaacaagatagacacaaatcttgtctctgcatttgtggaaagatggcatctagagacatcttcatttcacatgccgtttggtgaaatgagcattactttagaTGATGTCGCATGTCTACTTCACTTGCCCATTAGGGGTATCTTTtggagtcctcaggatgtgactgaagagctagctgttgaacttgctgtggactacctaggagtgtcacagagtcaggcacagtcacatgttcggagctgcagggggtcgtattacaagttggagtggttatatGATATATTCGTACATCATAGGGCTGCTTccagctgggcatatgcgactagagcatatctattgatgttggtgggttccaccatatttgctgataagacctttacacttgtagaggcacgatacctcctcctgtttagggacttggatggatgttcaggatatagttggggagcagctgcactagttaccctctaccgatatcttggagatgcgtccatgtacagttgcaaacagctaggtggatatcctactctcctacaggtatataatttaattttgttaattaagtgttggattcattttataaaatattgtaacttaatttgttttatttattatgtttttattttgtaacagtgttggattcacgagtattttccaactgttggaaaaagaggggagaattggaaTCCTGCTGGAAACTGTGGTCTTCcccgagcgatgagatggtcATATAGACAGGGAGTCCTGAAGGTCgatgatttacgacctattttggacgagctgacacctaCCGACGTCATCTGGCgaccatttgaggatcatagagcatggcgtgtatttgatgagatatgtctttacaggggctgtttgaagtggggtgaaacagttgttccatacttgcctgatagatgtttacgtcagttcgggtatagacagtatgttccatccccacctctggattgtatgatggcgacggatattgatgttgattggatcaGTTACCATCAGAGTGTTGTCGATGTGATCGGTTCATCTTCCgtggccaccactccatctgagGTAGTAGACggttatctggagtggtattatcgtgtttcccatccacggttggtccctccccatcgtgacGCTCCTAGAGAGGTACCCGTTCCTGTATATGACGCCGGGCCATCTGATCCTgattgggctcgtgtatctacattgattcgtcgctatctgagacaggttaatgctgaagaggaagatccacagttttctgatttatttgaagctttgcatatttctcgttcacattgattatatgtattaagctttgaatataatagacataataatatagatttcatgttttgattacatatttatgttttgattacataatcatgctaatacaggtgtaagtaattgccaatgttgcatacgtcctgcaaatcctagcatccaagtagttgctatatgagaacgaaatttcttccaatctaatgtgaccggtggcaatggaaacccctctttcatgttaacctgataaagtaaaataattaaaagattaagtcatataacataaaatattaactggaataattaaaatatttagaCATAAAAATACatacctgaacccaatgattctggttaacaaaaccaatgcaataaatagagacatttggtgaatgtgaacttgtcatcggaaagaaagtgatgcacggattgcctaaacaaacaagtacaacattataacgattggctatcaagtaacccatatctggtagactcatccatttttcaggtggctgtgaaccaaacgattctatcatcaaagattctctcacagctgacaaccgattagaaaataacttgtcatacaaagttgacctatccttgtctattaattccaaccccaactctctgcgaaccattgaccaaccatcctcaccatatccatgcaatgatgcaatgactctaaatccacaattaccatctgattcaacattaactacatcttcaatgtatgacctaatatgattaggaaattgaacaatgaattgtggttgcttctttgataatttgatcttcttcgaagtctgtgatggttgagattgcctttgtgaagattgagatgccttatcaacatactcatgatacgaagggtccctataaacatcataatctgctggttttttccctttcttcttcactcctcctttggtttttattttctcaggtggtggacacaatgttgtcattgttgggtatgctagttcacataccctactccttaatgcccttttcccaacaacatctaatgacctaaatcgtctccacaactcatccattgcagctgtcatatccacctctgatccatcatcttcacctttctctaactcaacttccatagttagtttcctccaatgaacatgaacagcatcaatgggtatcggtataccacctactctgtatcttcctaactcacaagcacaaggtaacccataagatgttctaagagtacaaccacatatttgcctgttagttccaacataatcaactctcaataactcttcagcaatacgtctcaaagcagctcgagatacggaaccacgcaaataaccataaaagggacttacgtgcgcgttctcaacttcgtaaaaactcttttgaaatgaagctctaatgtttcccagttgtaacctcaagttgttattcatggcttcccaacatttgaccatgtcacctatactgtttcctaacatctgctttaacttccaatgagcagattcaaccctaaaaatatcagatataaaaaataccattagatattgaaaatattaagtattaaaaatatcagatattgaaaataacacatcaaaaaacataaaaaaaaaaatcaaatataaaattataagacgtaccgattagtcgttgtgttacccaaatgtaggactcgattaatccatgctccaacaaatctatgcctatgtggagtcaaccatgtgtctttcacataattaataaatccactataatcaacacatgcttgctcaagttgatgcaac is a window of Lathyrus oleraceus cultivar Zhongwan6 chromosome 6, CAAS_Psat_ZW6_1.0, whole genome shotgun sequence DNA encoding:
- the LOC127092662 gene encoding protein MAIN-LIKE 1, encoding MVRRRGADGRIPVRTLDRGASSSAAAAEPTGYPGGPYDTSLLVKYEHHVARHIWFGEERGPKKELKVAGHGLKLNSRVPLALPPQMESWVSRSGLASLQRTSLNKIDTNLVSAFVERWHLETSSFHMPFGEMSITLDDVACLLHLPIRGIFWSPQDVTEELAVELAVDYLGVSQSQAQSHVRSCRGSYYKLEWLYDIFVHHRAASSWAYATRAYLLMLVGSTIFADKTFTLVEARYLLLFRDLDGCSGYSWGAAALVTLYRYLGDASMYSCKQLGGYPTLLQCWIHEYFPTVGKRGENWNPAGNCGLPRAMRWSYRQGVLKVDDLRPILDELTPTDVIWRPFEDHRAWRVFDEICLYRGCLKWGETVVPYLPDRCLRQFGYRQYVPSPPLDCMMATDIDVDWISYHQSVVDVIGSSSVATTPSEVVDGYLEWYYRVSHPRLVPPHRDAPREVPVPVYDAGPSDPDWARVSTLIRRYLRQVNAEEEDPQFSDLFEALHISRSH
- the LOC127092661 gene encoding PKS-NRPS hybrid synthetase cheA, which produces MENLPKICVDTTDAFMTTERFGTREEVIRWIKEVGIDNKVTVIISRSDTKTGKRGRSNKIIFGCDKGGKHKISDSGTQSASKKCGCPFKIRSTPAKDGSGWKIDVKCGLHNHGLPDRLEGHSFIGRLTTDEKQHVADLAKRHVAPRNILLSLQDKFPENVTRITQVYKHKSVIEKEIRGPRSEIQHLFKLIEDAGYVYWSRKKDDSEVVREIFWAHPDSVKLLNIFPIVLVMDSTYKTNKYRQPLFEIVGMTSTELTFAVGFAYMESEQTENFCWVLEKLKELFVKKDMCPQVILTDRDLALMKAIEVVFPNSINLLCRFHINKNVGAKCKQHVVNDLQKTIDTLWMEVVWASDEVEYGQRLHQLEQACVDYSGFINYVKDTWLTPHRHRFVGAWINRVLHLGNTTTNRVESAHWKLKQMLGNSIGDMVKCWEAMNNNLRLQLGNIRASFQKSFYEVENAHVSPFYGYLRGSVSRAALRRIAEELLRVDYVGTNRQICGCTLRTSYGLPCACELGRYRVGGIPIPIDAVHVHWRKLTMEVELEKGEDDGSEVDMTAAMDELWRRFRSLDVVGKRALRSRVCELAYPTMTTLCPPPEKIKTKGGVKKKGKKPADYDVYRDPSYHEYVDKASQSSQRQSQPSQTSKKIKLSKKQPQFIVQFPNHIRSYIEDVVNVESDGNCGFRVIASLHGYGEDGWSMVRRELGLELIDKDRSTLYDKLFSNRLSAVRESLMIESFGSQPPEKWMSLPDMGYLIANRYNVVLVCLGNPCITFFPMTSSHSPNVSIYCIGFVNQNHWVQVNMKEGFPLPPVTLDWKKFRSHIATTWMLGFAGRMQHWQLLTPVLA